One genomic window of Actinoplanes lobatus includes the following:
- a CDS encoding DegT/DnrJ/EryC1/StrS family aminotransferase, which translates to MTRIPLVDLAAAHAEVAEEVEAGFKRTIADTAFIGGPEVAAFEREYAAFSGLPHCIGVANGTDALELAFRAVGAGPGTEVILPANTFIATAEAVARTGAEVVLVDCDPRTYLIDVEAALAAITPRTRAIVPVHLYGQLAPVEQLRAGIGGRDIVVVEDAAQSQGATRHGRGSGVDGIAATSFYPGKNLGAYGDAGAVTTGSEEWATTVRTLGSHGGLRKYHHDLVGVNSRLDGLQAVVLRAKLARLASWNERRRAAAARYDELLEGLGEVIRPVTLDGNVHVWHIYCVRVPNRDEVLTRLNAAGVGAAIHYPFPVHRTGAFASLGGSFPNAERVAPEILSLPIYPQITPDQQARVAEALAGALRP; encoded by the coding sequence ATGACCCGCATCCCGCTCGTCGACCTGGCCGCCGCGCACGCGGAGGTGGCCGAGGAGGTCGAGGCCGGATTCAAGCGCACCATCGCCGACACGGCGTTCATCGGCGGGCCCGAGGTGGCCGCGTTCGAGCGGGAGTACGCCGCGTTCTCCGGGCTGCCGCACTGCATCGGCGTGGCCAACGGCACCGACGCGCTGGAGCTGGCGTTCCGGGCGGTCGGTGCCGGTCCCGGCACCGAGGTGATCCTGCCGGCCAACACGTTCATCGCCACCGCCGAGGCGGTCGCCCGCACCGGTGCCGAGGTCGTGCTGGTGGACTGCGATCCGCGTACCTATCTGATCGACGTCGAGGCGGCGCTCGCCGCGATCACGCCGCGGACCCGCGCCATCGTGCCGGTTCACCTGTACGGCCAGCTCGCCCCGGTCGAACAGCTCCGGGCCGGGATCGGCGGCCGGGACATCGTCGTCGTCGAGGACGCCGCGCAGTCGCAGGGCGCCACCCGGCACGGGCGCGGCTCCGGTGTGGACGGCATCGCGGCGACCAGCTTCTACCCCGGCAAGAACCTCGGCGCCTACGGTGACGCCGGCGCCGTCACCACCGGCTCCGAGGAGTGGGCCACCACGGTCCGCACCCTCGGCAGCCACGGTGGCCTGCGCAAATACCACCACGACCTGGTCGGCGTGAACAGCCGCCTCGACGGTCTCCAGGCGGTCGTGCTGCGCGCCAAGCTGGCCCGGCTGGCCTCGTGGAACGAGCGGCGCCGGGCCGCGGCCGCCCGCTACGACGAGCTGCTCGAAGGGCTCGGCGAGGTGATCCGCCCGGTCACCCTGGACGGCAACGTGCACGTGTGGCACATCTACTGTGTCCGGGTGCCGAACCGCGACGAGGTGCTCACGAGACTCAACGCGGCCGGGGTCGGCGCCGCCATCCACTACCCCTTCCCGGTGCACCGGACCGGCGCGTTCGCGTCGCTCGGCGGCTCGTTCCCGAACGCCGAGCGGGTGGCCCCGGAGATCCTGTCCCTGCCGATCTACCCGCAGATCACCCCGGACCAGCAGGCCCGCGTGGCCGAGGCTCTGGCCGGGGCGCTACGCCCCTGA
- a CDS encoding MFS transporter produces MYVTIRDRPADGIGPTAGKVSATVLLLGTVSLLTDVSSEMVASVLPLYLTATVGLSPVAYGFLDGVYQGVSAFLRIAGGYAGDRGGQPKWVAVVGYGASAISRIAMLAATGFAAITAVVTADRLGKGLRTAPRDALIAEASDPAMLGRAFGVHRALDTIGAALGPLVAFALLWSVPGSYDSIFVVSFAFAVVGVAVLVLFVPNLRTTAPSTRTGLRRVLREVGGRRLRRPLIAAGVLGLLTVGDGFLYLALQERDDVAAVYFPLLYVGTNIAYLALAVPMGRLADRFGRARVLVAGHGALLACYLLGALPSGGPGLTLAVLLLLGVFYAATDGVLPALVSPLVPAETRGSGIAAAQTVVVLARFASSLTFGVLWAVRGPAVSLLLFAALLAVAIPVAAWLLRGAEASR; encoded by the coding sequence GTGTATGTGACGATCCGGGACCGCCCGGCCGACGGAATCGGGCCCACCGCCGGGAAGGTCTCCGCGACCGTGCTGCTGCTGGGCACGGTCAGCCTGCTCACCGACGTCTCCTCCGAGATGGTGGCGTCGGTGCTGCCGCTGTACCTGACGGCGACGGTCGGGTTGAGCCCGGTGGCGTACGGCTTCCTGGACGGCGTGTACCAGGGGGTCAGCGCGTTCCTGCGCATCGCCGGCGGCTACGCCGGTGACCGTGGCGGGCAGCCCAAGTGGGTGGCCGTCGTGGGGTACGGCGCCTCCGCGATCAGCCGGATCGCCATGCTCGCGGCCACCGGATTCGCCGCCATCACCGCGGTGGTCACCGCGGACCGTCTCGGCAAGGGCCTGCGGACCGCACCCCGGGACGCGCTGATCGCCGAGGCGTCCGATCCGGCGATGCTGGGCCGCGCGTTCGGCGTGCACCGGGCCCTCGACACGATCGGCGCGGCGCTCGGACCGCTCGTCGCGTTCGCGCTGCTGTGGAGCGTGCCGGGCAGCTACGACTCGATCTTCGTGGTGTCGTTCGCGTTCGCCGTGGTAGGCGTCGCCGTACTCGTGCTGTTCGTGCCGAACCTGCGCACCACCGCCCCGTCCACCCGGACCGGCCTGCGCCGGGTGCTGCGCGAGGTGGGCGGGCGGCGACTGCGCCGGCCGCTGATCGCGGCCGGCGTGCTCGGCCTGCTCACCGTCGGCGACGGATTCCTCTACCTGGCACTCCAGGAGCGCGATGACGTCGCGGCCGTCTATTTCCCGCTCCTCTACGTGGGTACGAACATCGCCTACCTGGCGCTCGCCGTACCGATGGGGCGCCTGGCCGACCGGTTCGGCCGCGCCCGCGTCCTGGTGGCCGGGCACGGCGCCCTGCTCGCGTGCTACCTGCTGGGCGCGCTGCCGTCCGGCGGCCCCGGCCTGACGCTGGCCGTCCTGCTGCTGCTCGGGGTCTTCTACGCGGCCACCGACGGGGTCCTGCCGGCGCTGGTCAGCCCGCTGGTCCCGGCGGAGACCCGGGGCAGCGGCATCGCGGCCGCGCAGACCGTGGTGGTGCTGGCCCGGTTCGCGTCGTCGCTGACCTTCGGCGTGCTGTGGGCGGTGCGGGGGCCCGCCGTGTCGCTGCTGCTGTTCGCCGCGCTCCTGGCCGTGGCCATCCCGGTCGCGGCGTGGCTGCTGCGCGGCGCCGAGGCGTCCCGGTGA
- a CDS encoding acetyltransferase: MKDLVIVGAGGFARETAAAASGWRVLGFVDDDPALHGTQRSGLPILGPVDSVLGMDAAVVVCVGNPRAYTARRRIVERLALPPRRYATVVHPSVSIGAGSTVGEGTVLLAGTVLTADVTVGAHVAVMPQAVLTHDDLVAPYVTIASGVRLGGGVVLSEGAYIGAGALLREGVTVGAWSLVGMGSVVLRDVPPAEVWAGSPARLLRRSSIPERQVS, encoded by the coding sequence GTGAAGGACCTGGTCATCGTCGGAGCCGGTGGCTTCGCCCGGGAGACGGCCGCGGCCGCCTCCGGCTGGCGGGTCCTCGGCTTCGTCGACGACGATCCGGCGCTGCACGGGACCCAGCGCTCCGGGTTGCCGATCCTCGGGCCGGTCGACAGCGTGCTCGGGATGGACGCCGCCGTGGTGGTGTGCGTGGGCAATCCACGTGCCTACACCGCCCGGCGGCGCATCGTCGAGCGCCTCGCCCTGCCCCCACGGCGGTACGCGACCGTCGTACACCCCTCGGTGTCGATCGGCGCCGGCAGCACCGTCGGCGAGGGCACCGTCCTGCTGGCCGGCACCGTGCTGACCGCCGACGTCACCGTGGGCGCCCACGTGGCGGTCATGCCGCAGGCCGTGCTCACCCATGACGACCTGGTGGCCCCGTACGTCACGATCGCGTCCGGGGTACGGCTGGGCGGCGGGGTGGTCCTGTCCGAGGGCGCCTACATCGGCGCCGGCGCGCTGCTGCGCGAGGGCGTGACCGTCGGCGCCTGGTCCCTGGTCGGGATGGGCTCGGTCGTGCTCCGCGACGTGCCCCCGGCCGAGGTGTGGGCCGGCAGCCCGGCCCGTCTTCTCCGTAGGTCTTCCATCCCGGAAAGGCAAGTTTCATGA